A portion of the Streptomyces coeruleoprunus genome contains these proteins:
- the cimA gene encoding citramalate synthase → MTTETADSSPAEGRVDDGFHVFDTTLRDGAQREGINLTVADKLTIARHLDEFGVGFIEGGWPGANPRDTEFFARARHEIRFRHAQLVAFGSTRRAGIQASEDPQVKALLESGAPVITLVAKSHDRHVELALRTTLDENLAMVRDTVAYLREQGRRVFVDCEHFFDGYKANPEYAKAVVRAAHEAGADVVVLCDTNGGMLPAQVQAVVSTVLADTGARLGIHAQDDTGCAVANTLAAVDGGATHVQCTANGYGERVGNANLFPVVAALELKYNRRVLPEGALAEMTRISHAIAEVVNLTPSTHQPYVGVSAFAHKAGLHASAIKVDPDLYQHIDPELVGNTMRMLVSDMAGRASVELKGKELGIDLGDDRELVGRVVERVKARELRGYTYEAADASFELLLREEVQGRPLRYFRTESWRAIVEDRPDGTHANEATVKLWADGERIVATAEGNGPVNALDRALLVALERIYPQMAKFELVDYKVRILEGRHGTESTTRVLITTSDGDAEWSTVGVGENVIAASWQALVDAYTYGLLRAGVKPPESVPENEPRQ, encoded by the coding sequence ATGACCACGGAGACCGCCGACAGTTCCCCTGCCGAGGGGCGTGTCGACGACGGATTCCACGTCTTCGACACCACGCTGCGCGACGGCGCACAGCGTGAGGGCATCAACCTCACCGTCGCCGACAAGCTGACGATCGCCCGGCACCTGGACGAGTTCGGCGTCGGCTTCATCGAGGGCGGCTGGCCCGGGGCGAACCCCCGGGACACGGAGTTCTTCGCCCGCGCCCGCCACGAGATCCGCTTCCGGCACGCCCAGCTCGTCGCCTTCGGCTCCACCCGCCGGGCCGGCATCCAGGCCTCCGAGGACCCGCAGGTCAAGGCGCTCCTGGAGTCCGGCGCCCCGGTGATCACGCTGGTCGCCAAGTCCCACGACCGGCACGTCGAGCTGGCCCTGCGCACCACCCTGGACGAGAACCTCGCCATGGTCCGCGACACCGTGGCGTACCTGCGCGAGCAGGGGCGCCGGGTCTTCGTCGACTGCGAGCACTTCTTCGACGGCTACAAGGCGAACCCCGAGTACGCCAAGGCCGTCGTCCGCGCGGCCCACGAGGCGGGCGCCGACGTCGTCGTCCTGTGCGACACCAACGGCGGCATGCTCCCCGCCCAGGTGCAGGCCGTCGTCTCCACCGTCCTGGCCGACACCGGGGCCCGGCTCGGCATCCACGCCCAGGACGACACCGGCTGCGCCGTGGCCAACACGCTGGCCGCCGTCGACGGCGGCGCGACGCACGTCCAGTGCACCGCCAACGGCTACGGCGAGCGGGTCGGCAACGCCAACCTCTTCCCGGTCGTCGCGGCCCTGGAGCTGAAGTACAACCGGCGCGTCCTGCCCGAGGGCGCCCTCGCGGAGATGACCCGTATCTCCCACGCGATCGCCGAGGTCGTCAACCTCACCCCCTCCACCCACCAGCCGTACGTCGGCGTCTCCGCCTTCGCGCACAAGGCGGGCCTCCACGCCTCCGCGATCAAGGTCGATCCGGACCTCTACCAGCACATCGACCCCGAGCTGGTCGGCAACACCATGCGGATGCTGGTGTCCGACATGGCGGGCCGCGCGTCCGTCGAGCTGAAGGGCAAGGAGCTGGGCATCGACCTGGGCGACGACCGCGAGCTGGTCGGCAGGGTCGTCGAGCGCGTCAAGGCGCGCGAGCTGCGCGGCTACACGTACGAGGCGGCGGACGCGTCGTTCGAGCTGCTCCTGCGCGAGGAGGTCCAGGGCCGGCCGCTGCGCTACTTCCGTACGGAGTCCTGGCGCGCGATCGTCGAGGACCGCCCGGACGGTACGCACGCCAACGAGGCGACGGTGAAGCTGTGGGCCGACGGCGAGCGCATCGTCGCGACGGCCGAGGGCAATGGCCCGGTCAACGCCCTGGACCGGGCGCTCCTGGTGGCCCTGGAGCGGATCTACCCGCAGATGGCCAAGTTCGAGCTGGTCGACTACAAGGTCCGCATCCTGGAGGGCCGCCACGGCACGGAGTCCACGACGCGGGTGCTGATCACCACGAGCGACGGTGACGCGGAGTGGTCGACGGTCGGGGTCGGCGAGAACGTGATCGCGGCGTCGTGGCAGGCGCTGGTGGACGCGTACACGTACGGCCTGCTGAGGGCAGGGGTGAAGCCCCCGGAGAGCGTTCCGGAGAACGAGCCGCGGCAGTAG
- a CDS encoding TetR/AcrR family transcriptional regulator, protein MATIAERGLEGLTMAGLGREVGMSSGHLLYYFRTKDELLLQTLEWSEGRLGAERSALLSRQHLPVAERLTAYVGLYVPDGPRDPHWTLWLEVWNRSQNADEDARGRQAAIEGAWHRDLVALLAEGISRGELRRVDPDRYATRLRALLDGFSVHVAVGIPGTGREQVLTHVREHLEDSLLAGD, encoded by the coding sequence ATGGCGACCATCGCCGAACGCGGACTGGAGGGCCTCACCATGGCCGGGCTCGGCCGCGAGGTCGGCATGAGCAGCGGCCACCTCCTCTACTACTTCCGCACCAAGGACGAGCTGCTGCTCCAGACCCTGGAGTGGAGCGAGGGCCGCCTGGGCGCCGAACGCAGCGCGCTGCTGTCGCGGCAGCACCTCCCGGTGGCGGAGCGGCTCACCGCGTACGTCGGGCTGTACGTGCCCGACGGGCCCCGCGACCCGCACTGGACGCTCTGGCTGGAGGTCTGGAACCGGTCGCAGAACGCCGACGAGGACGCCCGCGGCCGTCAGGCGGCCATCGAGGGCGCCTGGCACCGCGACCTGGTCGCCCTGCTGGCGGAGGGCATCTCGCGGGGCGAACTGCGCCGCGTCGACCCCGACCGGTACGCGACCCGGCTGCGCGCCCTCCTCGACGGCTTCAGCGTGCACGTGGCGGTGGGGATACCGGGAACGGGCCGGGAGCAGGTGCTCACGCACGTACGGGAACACCTGGAGGACTCCCTGCTGGCGGGCGACTGA
- a CDS encoding agmatine deiminase family protein, translating to MTSRTPAGFRMPPEWAPHERTWMAWPSTNPTFTNEQELAEARTAWASVARAVRRFEPVTMVVAPGDAPSARALLGDDIELVERDLDDAWMRDIGPTFVTDGTQLAAVDWVFNGWGAADWARWEHDSKIARHVADVAGVPVHASPLVNEGGAIHVDGEGTVLLTDTVQLGPERNPGWTRAQVEAEIHARLGTTKAIWLPRGLTGDYGMYGTRGHVDIVAAFARPGVVVAHTQPDPAHPDHELCKANVALLRSQTDARGRALEVVEVPAPTVLQEDGEWVDYSYINHYICNGGVVLCAFDDPRDEIAAGIFRRLFPDRTVTLVDARTIFAGGGGIHCITQQQPKV from the coding sequence ATGACGTCGCGCACCCCCGCCGGCTTCCGCATGCCCCCGGAGTGGGCCCCGCACGAGCGGACCTGGATGGCCTGGCCCAGCACCAACCCGACGTTCACCAACGAGCAGGAGCTGGCCGAGGCCCGCACCGCCTGGGCCTCCGTGGCCCGCGCGGTACGCCGCTTCGAGCCGGTCACCATGGTCGTGGCGCCCGGGGACGCCCCCTCGGCCCGCGCCCTGCTGGGCGACGACATCGAGCTGGTCGAACGGGACCTGGACGACGCCTGGATGCGGGACATAGGCCCCACCTTCGTCACCGACGGCACCCAACTCGCCGCAGTCGACTGGGTGTTCAACGGCTGGGGCGCCGCCGACTGGGCGCGCTGGGAGCACGACTCCAAGATCGCCCGGCATGTGGCCGACGTGGCGGGCGTCCCCGTCCACGCCTCGCCGCTGGTCAACGAGGGCGGCGCCATCCACGTCGACGGCGAGGGCACCGTCCTCCTCACTGACACCGTCCAGCTCGGCCCCGAGCGCAACCCCGGCTGGACCCGCGCCCAGGTCGAGGCCGAGATCCACGCCCGGCTCGGCACCACGAAGGCCATCTGGCTGCCGCGCGGCCTGACCGGTGACTACGGCATGTACGGCACGCGCGGCCACGTCGACATCGTCGCCGCCTTCGCCCGCCCCGGCGTCGTCGTCGCCCACACCCAGCCCGACCCGGCCCACCCGGACCACGAGCTGTGCAAGGCCAACGTCGCCCTCCTCCGCTCCCAGACCGACGCGCGAGGCCGCGCGCTGGAGGTCGTCGAAGTCCCGGCCCCGACGGTCCTCCAGGAGGACGGCGAGTGGGTCGACTACTCGTACATCAACCACTACATCTGCAACGGCGGCGTCGTGCTGTGCGCCTTCGACGACCCCCGCGACGAGATCGCGGCGGGCATCTTCCGCCGCCTGTTCCCCGACCGCACGGTCACCCTGGTCGACGCCCGCACGATCTTCGCGGGCGGCGGCGGCATCCACTGCATCACGCAGCAGCAGCCGAAGGTCTGA
- a CDS encoding urease subunit alpha: MSRPGGHPAEAHRLTPYEYAATHGPRAGDRVRLGDSGLTVRVESDAQKPGDEFLAGFGKTARDGLHLKAAAVRETCDVVISNVLVIDAVQGIRKVSIGIREGRIHAIGRAGNPDTLDGVDVVVGTGTSIVSGEGLIATAGAVDTHVHLLSPRIMEASLASGVTTIIGQEFGPVWGVGVNSPWALRHAFNAFDAWPVNIGFLGRGSSSHEAPLVEALAEGGASGFKVHEDMGAHSRALDTALRVAEEYDVQVALHSDGLNECLSVEDTLKVLEGRTIHAFHIEGCGGGHVPNVLKMAGVPNVIGSSTNPTLPFGRDAVAEHYGMIVSVHDLKTDLPGDAAMARDRIRAGTMGAEDVLHDLGAIGITSSDAQGMGRAGETVRRTFAMAGKMKAELGPLEGDGHGDDNARVLRYMAKLTINPAIAHGLAHEVGSLEVGKLADIVLWRPEFFGAKPQLVLKAGFPAYGVVGDPNAATDTCEPLVLGPQFGAHGATAADISVAFVSGAAAQLGADLMPTRRRRVAVRGTRGIGPGDLLLNSRIGDVAVDARTGLVTLDGDPVRSDPADSVSLNRLYFL; this comes from the coding sequence ATGAGCCGTCCCGGAGGCCACCCCGCTGAGGCCCACCGCCTCACCCCGTACGAGTACGCCGCCACCCATGGCCCTCGGGCCGGCGACCGCGTCCGCCTCGGCGACTCCGGACTCACGGTCCGCGTCGAGTCCGACGCCCAGAAGCCCGGCGACGAGTTCCTGGCCGGGTTCGGCAAGACCGCCCGCGACGGACTGCACCTCAAGGCCGCCGCCGTCCGCGAGACCTGCGACGTCGTCATCAGCAACGTCCTCGTCATCGACGCCGTGCAGGGCATCCGCAAGGTGTCCATCGGCATCCGCGAGGGCCGCATCCACGCCATCGGCCGGGCCGGTAACCCCGACACCCTCGACGGTGTCGACGTCGTCGTCGGCACGGGCACGTCCATCGTGTCCGGCGAGGGCCTGATCGCCACGGCCGGAGCCGTCGACACCCACGTCCACCTGCTCTCGCCCCGCATCATGGAGGCGTCGCTCGCCTCCGGCGTCACCACGATCATCGGCCAGGAGTTCGGCCCCGTCTGGGGCGTCGGCGTCAACTCGCCCTGGGCGCTGCGCCACGCCTTCAACGCCTTCGACGCCTGGCCCGTCAACATCGGCTTCCTGGGGCGCGGCTCCTCCTCCCACGAAGCCCCGCTGGTCGAGGCGCTGGCCGAGGGCGGCGCGTCCGGCTTCAAGGTCCACGAGGACATGGGCGCCCACAGCCGGGCCCTCGACACCGCCCTGCGGGTCGCCGAGGAGTACGACGTCCAGGTCGCCCTCCACAGCGACGGCCTCAACGAGTGCCTGTCGGTCGAGGACACCCTGAAGGTCCTGGAAGGCCGGACGATCCACGCCTTCCACATCGAGGGCTGCGGCGGCGGGCACGTCCCCAACGTCCTGAAGATGGCCGGCGTCCCCAACGTCATCGGCTCGTCCACCAACCCCACCCTGCCCTTCGGGCGGGACGCGGTCGCCGAGCACTACGGGATGATCGTCTCCGTCCACGACCTCAAGACCGACCTGCCCGGCGACGCGGCCATGGCCCGCGACCGGATCAGGGCCGGGACGATGGGCGCCGAGGACGTCCTGCACGACCTGGGCGCCATCGGCATCACGTCGTCGGACGCGCAGGGCATGGGAAGGGCCGGCGAGACCGTACGCCGGACCTTCGCCATGGCCGGGAAGATGAAGGCCGAGCTGGGCCCGCTGGAGGGCGATGGGCACGGCGACGACAACGCCCGCGTCCTGCGCTACATGGCCAAGCTCACCATCAACCCGGCGATCGCCCACGGCCTCGCGCACGAGGTCGGCTCCCTCGAGGTCGGCAAGCTCGCCGACATCGTGCTGTGGCGGCCGGAGTTCTTCGGCGCGAAGCCCCAGCTCGTCCTCAAGGCCGGCTTCCCGGCGTACGGGGTCGTGGGCGACCCGAACGCGGCCACCGACACCTGCGAACCGCTGGTGCTCGGCCCGCAGTTCGGCGCGCACGGCGCCACGGCCGCGGACATCTCCGTCGCCTTCGTCTCCGGCGCGGCGGCCCAGCTGGGCGCCGACCTGATGCCGACGCGCCGCCGCCGGGTCGCCGTCCGGGGCACACGCGGCATCGGCCCCGGCGACCTGCTGCTCAACTCCCGTATCGGCGACGTCGCCGTGGACGCCCGCACCGGGCTCGTCACGCTCGACGGCGACCCGGTCCGCTCGGACCCGGCCGACTCCGTCTCCCTCAACCGCCTGTACTTCCTCTGA
- the ureA gene encoding urease subunit gamma, which yields MRLTPTERDRLLLFGAAELARARRARGLRLNVPEATALIADTVCEAARDGRRLTEAIEAARSVLGPDDVLPGVADVVTEVHVEAVFDDGSRLAVVSDPIGAPSAGEDAPGALLPGPGYEELVPQVKLTVRNTATVPVSVTSHFHFFEANPRLRFDRAAAYGMRLCIPAGSSMRFDPGGEAEVGLVPIGGDRVAIGFAGLVDGPLDAPGAKEEALRRAAACGYLGVSGTTDQEVER from the coding sequence GTGCGACTGACCCCCACGGAACGCGACCGGCTGCTGCTCTTCGGAGCCGCCGAACTCGCCCGTGCCCGCCGCGCCCGCGGACTGCGGCTCAACGTCCCGGAGGCCACGGCCCTCATCGCCGACACCGTCTGCGAGGCGGCCCGGGACGGACGGCGACTCACCGAGGCGATCGAGGCCGCGCGCTCGGTGCTCGGCCCCGACGACGTCCTGCCGGGCGTCGCCGACGTGGTGACCGAGGTCCACGTCGAGGCCGTCTTCGACGACGGCTCCCGCCTCGCGGTCGTCTCCGACCCGATCGGCGCCCCCTCGGCCGGCGAGGACGCCCCCGGCGCACTGCTGCCAGGACCCGGCTACGAGGAGCTGGTCCCCCAGGTGAAGCTCACCGTCCGCAACACCGCCACCGTGCCGGTCAGCGTCACCTCGCACTTCCACTTCTTCGAGGCCAACCCGCGGCTCCGGTTCGACCGCGCCGCCGCGTACGGCATGCGCCTGTGCATCCCCGCCGGGTCCTCCATGCGGTTCGACCCGGGTGGCGAGGCCGAGGTGGGCCTGGTGCCCATCGGCGGCGACCGCGTCGCCATCGGCTTCGCCGGGCTGGTCGACGGCCCGCTGGACGCGCCCGGCGCGAAGGAGGAGGCCCTGCGCAGGGCGGCGGCCTGCGGCTACCTGGGCGTATCGGGCACCACTGATCAGGAGGTCGAGCGATGA
- a CDS encoding cytosine permease, which yields MPIEQRGVDAIPEAERTSGPRDLIAILLGSNLCLGVIVFGWLPVSFGLGLWPAVTSVVAGTVVGVLVTAPLALVSLRTGTNLSTSSGAFFGVRGRLVGSVVGLLLSLGYTALTLWIGGDVMLGTLARLFGVPTGPGAHVLVYVLLAGCTVVAAVYGYQLLLRVSRALALGMTLLLVLGVVAYAGDFTAAPPPDTPYLLGSFWPTWLLSAVAAGLSGPVAFITLLGDYTRYVSPLRHSGRSVWRATCVGLFLGLLVPQLFGTFTALAARAGLDYAGPLVATAAPWYLLPLLVAASAGSVGNAGLMLYSMGLDLDAIVPRATRATATLVVAAVATAFVFLGHFAWDARSAMTSFVLLLTAIGTPWAVITLMGHLRCGGAYDAEALQVLNRRARGGAYWFRAGWHPRATAAWALGATTGLASVSTPLYEGPLLPMTLGVDCSFILSGLMGGIAYAALTLGEPRVPATASGAAEPERSLFEPSARPLR from the coding sequence ATGCCGATCGAACAGCGCGGCGTCGACGCCATCCCCGAGGCGGAACGCACCAGCGGGCCCCGCGACCTGATCGCGATCCTGCTCGGATCGAACCTCTGCCTGGGGGTGATCGTCTTCGGCTGGCTGCCGGTGTCCTTCGGCCTCGGGCTGTGGCCCGCGGTGACCTCGGTGGTCGCCGGCACGGTCGTCGGCGTCCTCGTCACCGCCCCGCTCGCCCTGGTGTCGCTGCGCACCGGCACGAACCTGTCCACGTCGTCCGGCGCCTTCTTCGGCGTACGCGGCCGGCTCGTCGGTTCCGTCGTCGGCCTGCTCCTCTCGCTGGGCTACACCGCGCTGACGCTGTGGATCGGCGGCGACGTGATGCTCGGCACCCTCGCCCGGCTGTTCGGCGTGCCGACCGGGCCCGGGGCGCACGTCCTGGTGTACGTGCTGCTGGCGGGCTGCACCGTGGTCGCCGCGGTGTACGGCTACCAGCTGCTGCTGCGAGTGAGCAGGGCGCTCGCCCTCGGGATGACCCTGCTGCTCGTGCTGGGCGTAGTGGCCTACGCCGGCGACTTCACGGCCGCGCCGCCGCCGGACACGCCGTACCTGCTCGGGTCGTTCTGGCCGACCTGGCTGCTGTCGGCCGTGGCGGCGGGGCTGAGCGGACCGGTCGCCTTCATCACGCTGCTCGGCGACTACACGCGGTACGTCTCCCCCCTGCGGCACAGCGGCCGCTCGGTGTGGCGGGCCACCTGCGTGGGGCTGTTCCTGGGGCTGCTGGTGCCGCAGCTGTTCGGTACGTTCACGGCGCTGGCCGCCCGCGCGGGGCTCGACTACGCGGGCCCGCTCGTCGCGACGGCCGCGCCCTGGTACCTGCTGCCGCTGCTGGTCGCCGCGAGCGCCGGCTCGGTCGGCAACGCCGGGCTGATGCTCTACTCGATGGGCCTCGACCTGGACGCGATCGTCCCGCGGGCGACGCGCGCCACGGCCACGCTGGTGGTGGCCGCGGTGGCGACGGCGTTCGTGTTCCTGGGCCACTTCGCGTGGGACGCGCGGTCGGCGATGACCTCGTTCGTGCTGCTGCTGACGGCGATCGGCACGCCGTGGGCGGTGATCACCCTGATGGGGCACCTGCGCTGCGGCGGTGCGTACGACGCCGAGGCCCTCCAGGTGCTGAACCGGCGGGCGCGGGGCGGCGCGTACTGGTTCCGGGCCGGCTGGCACCCGCGGGCCACGGCGGCGTGGGCGCTGGGCGCGACGACGGGGCTGGCGTCGGTGTCGACGCCGCTGTACGAGGGGCCGCTGCTGCCGATGACGCTCGGCGTGGACTGCAGCTTCATCCTGTCGGGGCTGATGGGAGGGATCGCGTACGCGGCCCTGACCCTCGGCGAGCCGCGCGTACCGGCCACGGCGAGCGGGGCGGCGGAGCCGGAGAGGTCGCTGTTCGAGCCCTCGGCCCGGCCTCTACGATGA
- a CDS encoding branched-chain amino acid aminotransferase, with protein MTTPTTIELKPSSNPLSDAEREAILANPGFGRHFTDHMVMIKWTEGRGWHDGQLVPYGPLSVDPANMTLHYAQEIFEGLKAYRRPDGSVSLFRPEANAERFQISARRLAMPELPVETFVAACDALVKQDQAWVPQHGGEESLYLRPFMIANEVGLGVRPANEYLFLVIASPAGAYFPGGVKPVSVWLSENYVRAVPGGMGFAKTGGNYAASLLAQAEAAAKGCDQVVWLDALEHKWVEEMGGMNLYFVYGDKIVTPELTGSLLAGITRDSLLRVARDLGYTSEEGRISTEQWKRDTENGTLTEVFACGTAAVITPVGTVKSTAGEWQQSGGEPGEVTLRLRKALLDIQTGKAEDVHGWTHRIA; from the coding sequence ATGACGACGCCCACGACGATCGAGCTCAAGCCCTCCTCGAACCCGCTGTCCGACGCGGAGCGCGAGGCCATCCTGGCCAACCCCGGATTCGGCCGCCACTTCACCGACCACATGGTCATGATCAAGTGGACGGAGGGCCGCGGCTGGCACGACGGCCAGCTCGTGCCGTACGGTCCGCTGTCGGTCGACCCGGCCAACATGACCCTGCACTACGCGCAGGAGATCTTCGAGGGCCTCAAGGCGTACCGGCGCCCCGACGGCTCCGTCTCGCTCTTCCGCCCCGAGGCCAACGCCGAGCGCTTCCAGATCTCCGCCCGCCGCCTGGCCATGCCCGAGCTGCCGGTCGAGACCTTCGTCGCCGCGTGTGACGCGCTGGTCAAGCAGGACCAGGCGTGGGTCCCGCAGCACGGCGGTGAGGAGTCCCTGTACCTGCGCCCCTTCATGATCGCCAACGAGGTCGGGCTGGGTGTCCGGCCGGCCAACGAGTACCTCTTCCTCGTCATCGCCTCGCCCGCCGGCGCGTACTTCCCCGGTGGCGTCAAGCCGGTCTCCGTCTGGCTCTCCGAGAACTACGTCCGCGCGGTCCCCGGCGGCATGGGCTTCGCCAAGACCGGCGGCAACTACGCCGCCTCCCTCCTCGCCCAGGCCGAGGCCGCCGCGAAGGGCTGCGACCAGGTCGTCTGGCTCGACGCGCTGGAGCACAAGTGGGTCGAGGAGATGGGCGGCATGAACCTGTACTTCGTGTACGGGGACAAGATCGTCACCCCGGAGCTGACCGGGTCCCTGCTGGCCGGCATCACCCGTGACTCGCTGCTCCGCGTCGCCCGCGACCTCGGCTACACGTCGGAGGAGGGCCGCATCTCCACCGAGCAGTGGAAGCGCGACACGGAGAACGGCACCCTGACGGAGGTCTTCGCCTGCGGCACCGCCGCGGTGATCACCCCGGTCGGCACGGTCAAGTCCACGGCGGGCGAGTGGCAGCAGTCCGGCGGCGAGCCGGGCGAGGTCACGCTGAGGCTGCGCAAGGCGCTGCTGGACATCCAGACCGGCAAGGCCGAGGACGTCCACGGCTGGACGCACAGGATCGCCTGA
- a CDS encoding 3-isopropylmalate dehydrogenase yields the protein MSRSINLAVIPGDGIGQEVVSQGLKVLRAVLPQDVKLETKEYDLGARRWHRTGETLPDAELEALKGHDAILLGAIGDPSVPAGVLERGLLLKLRFAFDHYVNLRPSKLFPNTATPLAGRPDIDFVVVREGTEGPYTGNGGSLRTGTPAEVATEVSVNTAYGVERVVRDAYERAKARPRKKLTLVHKNNVLVHAGHMWKKIFDKVGEEYPEVTTDYLHVDAATIFFVTQPERFDVIVTDNLFGDILTDLAAAVTGGIGLAASGNINPTGAFPSMFEPVHGSAPDIAGQGKADPTATILSVALLLRHLGHESEAARIEEAVAADLAERDAATTRTTDEIGDALAVRVAS from the coding sequence ATGTCTCGCAGCATCAATCTCGCAGTGATCCCCGGTGACGGCATCGGCCAGGAGGTCGTGTCCCAGGGCCTCAAGGTCCTTCGCGCGGTGCTTCCGCAGGATGTGAAGCTGGAGACCAAGGAGTACGACCTCGGCGCCCGGCGCTGGCACCGCACCGGGGAGACCCTCCCCGACGCGGAGCTGGAAGCCCTCAAGGGCCACGACGCCATCCTGCTCGGCGCGATCGGCGACCCGTCCGTGCCGGCCGGCGTCCTGGAGCGCGGGCTGCTGCTGAAGCTCCGCTTCGCCTTCGACCACTACGTCAACCTGCGCCCGTCGAAGCTCTTCCCGAACACCGCGACGCCGCTCGCCGGCCGCCCCGACATCGACTTCGTCGTCGTCCGCGAGGGCACCGAGGGCCCGTACACGGGCAACGGCGGCTCGCTGCGCACGGGCACCCCCGCCGAGGTCGCCACCGAGGTCAGCGTCAACACGGCGTACGGCGTCGAGCGCGTCGTCCGGGACGCCTACGAGCGGGCCAAGGCCCGTCCGCGCAAGAAGCTGACGCTGGTCCACAAGAACAACGTCCTCGTCCACGCCGGCCACATGTGGAAGAAGATCTTCGACAAGGTCGGCGAGGAGTACCCCGAGGTCACCACCGACTACCTGCACGTCGACGCCGCGACGATCTTCTTCGTCACCCAGCCCGAGCGCTTCGACGTCATCGTCACCGACAACCTCTTCGGCGACATCCTGACCGACCTCGCCGCCGCCGTGACCGGCGGTATCGGCCTGGCCGCGTCCGGCAACATCAACCCGACGGGCGCCTTCCCGTCGATGTTCGAGCCCGTCCACGGCTCCGCGCCCGACATCGCGGGCCAGGGCAAGGCCGACCCCACCGCGACGATCCTCTCCGTCGCCCTGCTGCTGCGCCACCTCGGCCACGAGTCCGAGGCCGCCCGGATCGAGGAGGCGGTCGCCGCCGACCTCGCCGAGCGCGACGCCGCGACGACGCGGACGACGGACGAGATCGGCGACGCGCTCGCGGTACGCGTAGCGAGCTGA
- a CDS encoding GNAT family N-acetyltransferase, protein MTDRLHTAHTYALPPARLREIRALLQQAFDGDFTEKDWEHGLGGVHAYVEDDGGRVVAHGSVVMRRVVHAGRAHRVGYVEAVGVRADRRRQGLGARVMAALEEVIDGAYDFGALSASAEGAPLYRSRGWQLWNGVIETYGPDGRRRLPGEEDTTYLRPAGGRPLPVAEAGALLFDWRDGDVL, encoded by the coding sequence ATGACCGACCGTCTGCACACCGCCCACACCTACGCGTTGCCGCCCGCCCGGCTCCGGGAGATCCGGGCCCTGCTCCAGCAGGCCTTCGACGGGGACTTCACCGAGAAGGACTGGGAGCACGGGCTCGGCGGCGTGCACGCGTACGTCGAGGACGACGGCGGGCGGGTCGTGGCGCACGGCAGCGTCGTCATGCGCCGCGTCGTGCACGCCGGGCGCGCCCACCGGGTCGGCTACGTCGAGGCGGTGGGCGTCCGCGCCGACCGCCGGCGGCAGGGGCTGGGCGCCCGCGTCATGGCCGCACTGGAGGAAGTGATCGACGGGGCCTACGACTTCGGGGCCCTGTCCGCCTCCGCCGAGGGCGCCCCGCTGTACCGCTCGCGCGGCTGGCAGCTGTGGAACGGCGTGATCGAGACGTACGGCCCGGACGGCAGGCGGCGGCTGCCGGGCGAGGAGGACACCACCTATCTGCGCCCGGCGGGCGGGCGGCCGCTGCCCGTCGCGGAGGCCGGCGCGCTGCTCTTCGACTGGCGCGACGGCGACGTGCTGTGA